A genomic segment from Danio aesculapii chromosome 17, fDanAes4.1, whole genome shotgun sequence encodes:
- the nt5c1ab gene encoding cytosolic 5'-nucleotidase 1A: MMNMNTALPEEMHTFWKETCNQTSPSKKPKPPKPQNAITIAVSSRALFNMDLEQDIYEQQGMEDYLNYQIQHEIEPFAPGPAFPFIKAVEAVNARLRELYPDSEELFDVVLMTSNHAHVGLRLINSINHHQLFLERFCMTGGNSPIGYLKAYHTNLYLSADSLKVREAIEAGIAAATVFSPGKITEVPETQLRVAFDGDAVLFSDESERIFKAHGLDKFFEHEKAHENKPLDHGPLKGFLEALGKLQQKFYAKGQRLDCPIRTYLVTARSAASSGTRALKTLRSWGLETDEALFLAGAPKGPMLEKIRPHIFFDDQMFHVEGATELGTVAAHVPYGIAQKIPPKKDGKKDTSARQLE, translated from the exons ATGATGAACATGAATACAGCTCTGCCGGAAGAGATGCACACTTTCTGGAAGGAGACCTGTAACCAAACGAGCCCCAGCAAGAAGCCTAAACCG CCCAAGCCTCAGAATGCCATCACCATTGCCGTGTCCTCTCGAGCACTCTTCAATATGGATCTGGAGCAGGACATTTATGAGCAGCAGGGAATGGAGGACTACCTGAACTACCAGATCCAACACGAGATCGAACCATTCGCCCCTGGACCTGCATTCCCCTTCATCAAG GCGGTGGAGGCAGTGAATGCTCGACTCCGAGAGCTTTATCCAGACAGCGAAGAGCTCTTTGATGTGGTTCTTATGACGAGCAATCATGCCCACGTTGGACTCAGACTCATAAATTCAATCAACCATCACC AGCTTTTTTTAGAGCGCTTTTGTATGACTGGAGGCAACAGTCCTATTGGTTATCTGAAAGCTTACCACACAAACCTTTATCTGTCAGCTGATTCACTGAAAGTCAGAGAAGCCATTGAAGCAG GAATTGCAGCAGCTACAGTGTTTTCACCTGGAAAAATCACAGAGGTGCCGGAGACCCAGCTGCGTGTGGCCTTTGATGGAGATGCCGTCCTCTTCTCAGACGAGTCAGAGAGAATCTTCAAAGCTCATGGACTTGACAAGTTCTTCGAACATGAGAAAGCCCATGAAAATAAACCTCTGGATCAT GGGCCTCTTAAGGGTTTCCTGGAAGCTCTGGGGAAACTGCAGCAGAAATTCTACGCCAAAGGCCAGCGCTTGGACTGTCCCATCCGCACTTACTTGGTAACAGCTCGCAGCGCTGCCAGTTCTGGCACCCGGGCCCTCAAGACGTTGCGTTCCTGGGGTCTGGAGACAGACGAGGCCCTCTTCCTAGCAGGAGCCCCTAAAGGCCCCATGCTGGAAAAGATCAGGCCCCACATCTTCTTTGATGACCAGATGTTCCACGTGGAGGGAGCTACAGAGCTGGGCACTGTGGCGGCTCATGTTCCCTACGGCATTGCCCAGAAGATTCCTCCAAAGAAAGATGGTAAAAAAGACACGTCAGCCAGGCAGCTGGAGTAA
- the mrpl35 gene encoding 39S ribosomal protein L35, mitochondrial — MAATLTRGLLGLLRPLSVFGRECLFPAVRLAQSPRFSNVVQKHAFRTLTPAHTTSPVQLTGLLSRVTPLMPSLLLQPLRNLTYFSLRKGKRKSVKSVTERFFRLHSGLWIRRKAGYKKKLWKKSAARRKRLREHVFCNKTQCKLLDKMTSPYWKRRNWYLNDPYQKYHDRTNLKL, encoded by the exons ATGGCGGCCACCTTGACGAGAGGACTGTTAG GTTTGCTGAGACCGCTGTCAGTTTTCGGCAGGGAATGTCTCTTTCCTGCTGTCAGACTCGCACAGAGCCCTCGCTTCTCGAATGTAGTGCAGAAACATGCTTTCAGAACACTGACCCCAGCTCACACCACATCACCTGTGCAACTGACCGGACTGCTCAGTCG TGTAACTCCTCTCATGCCTTCACTACTGCTCCAGCCTCTCAGGAACTTAACATACTTCAGTCTGAGGAAAGGCAAGAGGAAATCTGTCAAGTCGGTCACTGAAAGATTTTTCAGGCTACACTCGGGCCTGTGGATCAGGAGAAAG GCTGGATATAAGAAGAAGCTGTGGAAGAAGTCAGCAGCCCGGAGGAAGCGTCTGAGGGAACATGTTTTCTGTAATAAAACTCAGTGTAAATTGCTGGACAAAATGACGTCACCATACTGGAAAAGAAGAAACTGGTACCTCAACGACCCGTACCAGAAATACCACGACAGAACCAACCTGAAACTATAA
- the si:dkey-21a6.5 gene encoding keratin-associated protein 16-1 gives MDRLGIVSVLATACILGVVKSQTTLSPAVTISTVSADVSTAAPSTTGPSCSILNTSTCAACAPGSYYNNETLLCSCCPDVGLCVSPEACLLCLPGFYQPLAGRQGCLPCSSGFYSNSTGSPVCQACPTGSYSNNTGSVSCRPCTPGFYSSSRNSTLCSPCPQGTYCNSSSCTKCPICPAGSEALQTASKECTLCRPGMHKPSYQSMCQICSSGFYQIRWGQENCDLCPENHYCPSPDVNPIQCPADAFCPEGSSAPGYCMETFFRKAGETCELAPVTIALLVIGGGVGLLFIIVLVLRRRRDNDSELSLARTPLLRKDRPPGRFYGIPCDAEPVYAGW, from the exons ATGGACCGTTTGGGAATTGTGTCTGTTCTCGCCACCGCTTGCATTTTAG GAGTGGTGAAGAGTCAGACAACCCTCAGTCCTGCAGTGACCATTTCCACAGTCAGTGCAGACGTGAGCACTGCGGCTCCCAGCACAACAGGACCCAGCTGCTCCATCCTCAACACCTCCACCTGCGCTGCCTGCGCTCCAGGCTCTTACTATAATAATG AGACTCTGCTGTGTTCTTGCTGTCCTGACGTGGGCCTGTGTGTGTCTCCCGAAGCCTGTCTTCTCTGTCTTCCGGGTTTCTATCAGCCTCTAGCAGGACGGCAGGGATGTCTGCCCTGTTCATCTGGCTTTTACAGCAA TTCCACTGGAAGCCCTGTCTGCCAGGCTTGTCCTACTGGTTCCTACAGCAATAACACAGGATCTGTGTCCTGCAGACCCTGCACACCAG GTTTCTACTCCTCTTCACGAAATTCAACATTATGTAGCCCATGTCCACAAGGCACATACTGCAA TTCCTCCAGTTGTACCAAGTGCCCGATCTGTCCTGCCGGGTCAGAGGCTTTACAAACCGCTTCCAAAGAATGTACACTCTGCCGCCCAG GAATGCACAAGCCTTCCTATCAGAGCATGTGCCAGATTTGCAGCAGCGGTTTCTATCAGATCCGCTGGGGTCAGGAGAACTGTGACCTGTGTCCTGAAAACCACTACTGCCCC AGCCCTGATGTAAATCCGATCCAGTGTCCCGCTGATGCGTTCTGTCCTGAGGGCAGCTCTGCTCCTGGTTACTGCATGGAGACCTTCTTCAGGAAGGCAGGCGAGACGTGTGAACTCGCTCCAGTCACCATTGCACTGCTTGTTATTGGAGGAGGAG TGGGTCTTCTCTTCATCATTGTTTTGGTTCTGCGGAGAAGAAGAGATAATGACAGTGAACTGTCCCTGGCCCGGACGCCCCTCCTGCGCAAAGATCGGCCTCCGGGACGCTTCTATGGGATCCCCTGTGACGCGGAGCCAGTTTATGCCGGGTGGTGA